The stretch of DNA TGACGAAGGTGGACTGGAGAATCAGCCGGTTCCAGCTGCGTGACAGCGCCCCGGAGCGGCCATTGGACTGGTGATTGAACGCCAGGCGGTTGTTGATGTTGGTCCAGCCCAGCAGCGAGGTGTGGTTATCGAAGTCGATGAACACCTCGGGCTCGTAGTTGGTCTCGCGGAAGGGCGAGGAGGCATCCCCGTTATAGGCCTGCCACCAGCTGCGCTGGGTATAGCCGAAATGCAGGTCGCCGCCGAAGTCACCGAAGAGGTCCTCGACCAAGTTGAACTTGACGCTGAACTGGAACTTCATCTCCGCCCGGTCCAAATTGTTGCGGTCGCTGAGGTCGCTGAAGCCCTCATCGTTCGGATGGGTGTTGTAGGTCACCGGGAACCAGTAGTTGCGTCGATGGGTGGTGATCGCATAGGGATTCTTGGCCGAGGCGCGCTCGAGCTGGCGGCGCTCGTCCACCGCCTCCTCGAGTTCCTGTTCGGCGGCGTCCTCGGCGAGGGCCTCGGTTCGGGCGACCGCCTGGTCGGTCGTGGCCTCGCCTTCCTGCAACCGCTCGCGCAGCCGGCCCATTTCCTCCTGCAGTGCCGCGAGGCGCGCCTCGATGGCCTGACGCTCCTGCTCGCTCAGCGACTCATCGGCCAAGGCGGTGCCGGTCAGGCTCGCCATCAGCAGGGCGGCAGTGAACAGGGAAGATCGCGCAGACATCATGGCCAGGCACCTTGTGGAAGTTAACGGAGCGTTTCTATCACGCCTGACCGGCAAGTCAACTGTGCTGCCGAGGCGACAGGCAGCCATTGCCTTGCTGCCTTGACGGGTCGAGAATCGTGCGTGGCTCCATCATAACCGAGGCTGGCAATTGAATCCCTTCGATCATCACCTCCGTCGCCGATCTGCCCTGCGCAACCCACTGGTGTTGATCCTCCTGTGCCTGATGGTGGGGCTGGCCGTCGCCACGCCCTCGCTGGCCCAGGACGTCGCCGTGCAGCAGGACGAGGCCTCCCGGGCGCTACCCACCCGCGAGGCGATCGAGTCGCGCATCGCGGAGCGCCAGCCGCCCGAGGGAGAAACGCCCGCCGATGATGTCCAGCGCGACCTCGAGGCACTGCAAGCGGCCCTCGGTGGCCTGGAGCGACTCGCGGCGGTCCGGGAGCAGCTCGACAGCCTCGAGGCCCGGGTCCAGAAGGCCCCCAGGGAACTGCAGCGCGTCCAGCGGGAGCTGCGCGACATGGAGCAGGACGGCCAGCAGACGTCCCTCTCGGACCTGGAGGACCTGTCCGTCGAGGCGCTGGAGAAACGCCGCCAGAACACCGAGCAGGCCCTGTCGGACTTTCAGGACACCCTGGCCGAGGTGACGTCGCGGCTGCTCAATGCCCAGACCCTGCCGGAGCGGGCCCAGCAGGCGATCGGCGAGGCGATGCAGACGGTCGAGGAGCGGCGTCGCCAGCTGGAGGAACTGGCCGATGGCCAGGTGGCCGAGGACGATCCCACACGCTGGAAGCTGCGCATCGAACGGGAACTGGCCGAGCAGACCCTGAAGCTGCACCAGCGCCAGCTGGAGACCAACAGTCGACTGCGTGAACTGGATCAGGAGCACAAGGACCTGCTCGAGCGCCAGGTGGCCAGCGAGGAGGCACGACTGACCATGCTCCAGGGCATCATCGATCGTCGCCGTCGCGAGGAGTCGGAGCAGACCATCGCCGAGGCGGTCGGTGACGAGGGCAAGGGCGTCATCGGGCATCCCGTGGTGCGCCATGCCCGGGAGATCAACCGCACCATGAGCCTCGAGCTGCTGCGTGCCACCGACCGGGCCAATCGTCTGGTGCGGGAAGGCCTCGAGGTGAGGCGTCAGTTTGACCGGGTGCGCCAGCTCCAGCGCAACCTCAATGAACAGATCGACGCCATCCGGGGCAGCATGCTGCTGTCCCGGATCCTGCGCGAGCAACGCCTGACGCTGCCCCGTGTTGAAGTGCGGCGGGGCCTGCAGGACGAGATCGCCGACCTGCACCTCAAGCAGTTCGAGCTCGGCCGCCAGCGTGACCAGCTGCGCGAGGGCGAGAAGCTGGCGCGACAGCGGATCGAGGAGGCGGACGCCGAGGCGTCGCCGGGGCTGGTCGATTCCCTGCTGCGTCTCTACCAGGCCCGTCGCGAGCTGGTCGACCAGATGGAGAAGGCCTATGGCGAGATGCTCAGCGCGGCCATCGACCTGCAGCTGAACCAGCAGCAGCTGCTGGCCACCAGTCAGGAGCTGCGCGCCACCATCGACGAGCAGCTGTTCTGGATCGCCAATACCCGTCCCCTGGGGCTGGCCTGGCTGAGCAACCTGCCGCAGAACCTGGCCACGGAGTGGCGCGAGGGGGAGTGGCGTACTGTGCTGCCGGTGAACTGGCGTCTGCCTGATGCCCGGGCCCTGCTCGGCGTGCCGATCCTGCTGGTGGCGCTGGGGGTGGTCGCCCTTCGACGGCGCATCCGGGAGCGGCTGGCGCACCTGCACCAGGAAGTCGGTCGCCTCAGCCGTGACTCCCAGGGGCATACCCCCGAGGCGGTGGCGCTCAATGCCCTGCTGGCGCTGCCCGGTCCGCTGTGCCTTCTGGCCGGGGGGCTCGCCCTGGTGCTGGGCACGGAGGGTGTGGGGCAGGGGATCGGGCTGGCGCTGCTTCAGCTGGCCCTGGCCTGGGCCGTGCTCACCTGGGCGCGCAACCTGCTGTGGTCGGGCGGGGTCGCCACGCGGCACTTTCACTGGCCCGCCGGCTATGCGGCTGCCCTGCGCCGCTGGCTGCTGTGGCTGGGCGTGGCGCTGGTGCCGGTCCTGCTGATCGCCCCCCTGGCCCGCGATGCGGCCATCGAGCTCAACCAGCGACCGGTCGGGCTGACCCTGCTGCTGCTGGGCCTTTTGGCCATGAGCTTCGTGCTGGCCAAGCTGATCCTGGCCCATGTGCCCTTCTTCGGGGTCAAGATGTTCCGCCTGCTGCTGGGTCTCGTCATCGCGATGGTCCCGCTGGCGATGGCGGGGCTGATCGTCTACGGCTTCGAGTACACCGCCTTGAGCCTGGTGGGACGCTTCGTCATCTCGCTCTACCTGCTGGGCCTCTGGGTCCTGGTGGAGGCCACCGTGATTCGCGGCCTGGCCGTGGCCGCCAGGCGACTGGCCTATCGCCGCGCACTGGCGCGGCGACAGGCCCAGGCCCAGGAGGGAGTGGAGGGGCAGGAGGTCATCGAGGAGCCGCCGCTGGACATGGAGCAGGTCAACCAGCAGTCGCTGCGCCTCTCCAAGCTGATCCTGCTGATCGGCTTCATTCTGGTGCTCTACCTGGTGTGGGCGGACCTGCTCTCGGTCTTCAGCTACCTGGAGCAGGTCACCCTCGTCGCCCCCGAGGAGGGCCAGGCGGCGGAGTCGCTCACCAGCATGGTCTCGGTGGCCGACATCATCACCGCGCTGCTGGTGGTGGTGCTGACCCTGATGATGGCGCGCAACCTGCCGGGCCTGCTCGAGGTGATGGTGCTCTCGCGGCTGGAGCTCAAGCAGGGCAGCGCCTATGCCATCAGCTCGCTGCTCGCCTATGCCATCATCGGCGGGGGGGTGATGTCGGCGTTGGGGACCCTGGGCGTCTCCTGGAGCAAGCTGCAGTGGCTGGTGGCGGCCTTGAGCGTGGGGCTGGGCTTCGGCCTGCAGGAGATCTTCGCCAACTTCGTCTCGGGTCTGATCATCCTCTTCGAGCGGCCGGTGCGCATCGGCGACACCATCACCCTGGGAAACCTCACCGGGACGGTGAGCAAGATCCGCATTCGCGCCACCACGGTGACCGACTTCGACCGCAAGGAGATCATCATTCCCAACAAGACCTTCATCACCGACCAGCTGATCAACTGGTCGCTCTCCGACACGATCACCCGGGTGGTGCTCACCTACGGGGTCGCCTATGGCTCGGATCACCGGCTGGTGCACCGCCTGCTGCGTCAGGCGGCCGATGACAATGCCCGGGTCCTGGCCGACCCCGAGCCCCAGGTGTTCTTCATGAGCTACGGGGAGAGCACTCTGGACTTCGAGCTGCGGATCTTCGTCAACAGCCTGGGCGACCGGCTGTTCGCCACCGACGAGATCAACTGCCGGGTCGGCGAGCTGTTCGCCGAGCATGGCATCGACATCGCCTTCAACCAGCTCGACGTCTGGCTGCATCGTGCCGGCGGCGAGGCGAGCAAGGTGCAGAGCGTCTCGTCCGGGCAGCTCGGCGCCCCCGACCATCCCGGCCCGGGGGCGAAGGGCGATCCAGGGGATATCGATGCGGGCGGTGGCGATGGCGGCGACGCCGGTCGGTGATGTCGCGGGGGTGACAGGGGAGGGGCCTGGCGGTGGGAGGCCCCCTACCCTCGGCGCCTCACCTCAGTACTTCAGCTCAGCGCTTCACGGCGTGCAGCAGGAATTCCCGGTTGCCGTCGCCGCCGAGCAGCGGACTCGGCTGCCAGTGCAGGATCTCGAGGTCGAGCTCTCGGCAGGCGCCGCGGATGCGTGCCTCCACCTCGGCGAAGTGGCGGGCGTCGGTCACCAGGCCGCGCGCATTGACGCCTCCCGGGCCCACCTCGAACTGCGGCTTGACCAGGCTCGCCAGCGCCCCGCCCGTCGGCAGCAGGGCGGCCAGCTCGGGCAGGATCAGCGTCTGGGAGATGAAGGAGACGTCCATCACGGCCAGGTCCGGCCCCGCGGCCTGAAGGGCAGCGAAGGACGCCTGCAGGCGAGGCTCGGTCGCCATGCTGCGGGCGTTGAGCCCTTCCAGGCAGGTCACCCTGGGGTCTTCTCGCAGGCGGGCATCGAGCTGGTCGTGGCCCACCTCCACGCCGATCACATGGCGGGCGCCGAAGCGCAGGGCGCAGTCGGTAAAGCCGCCGGTGGACTGGCCCACGTCGAGCACCAGGCGTCCCGAGAGCGAGAGCCCCAGTGTCTCGATCAGCGCCTCCAGCTTTAGCCCGGCGCGGGAGGCGTAGCGCTCCTCGGGGTCGTCCTCCACCCTCAGGCCCGTCGTCTCCGCGAGCTTCTCGGCGGGTTTCCTCAGTGGCTCACCGCCCTCGGCCAGGCGCACCCGGCCATGCCGGATCAGCCGCTGGGCGCGGGTCCGGGAACGGGCCAGGCCCTGGGTGACGAGCAACTGGTCGAGACGTGGCATGACGGCTCCGGCGAGGCGTGGACGGAAGCGCCATTATGGCATACCGCGTCGATCGGTCGGGAAGGAGCATGGGCCTTGCCGGGGTGGCTCGGCCGGTGGCCACCATGGCAATCCGGCGGCCTGGAAGCAGGCCGCCGGGTTGCGCCGGACGTGACGCAGGGAAAGGGCGTGAAGAGAAGCGCCCGAGGGAAGGGGGCTACGCCCCTCGGCTGGCCTGCAGGTCGGCGGGGGAGATCCGGTCGCTGCCCCAGCTGCGGTGGATATAGCCCGTCACCCGGTCCAGCTCCTCCTGGGTGATCTTGGCCAGCTCTCCCGGTTCCAGCGGGTCGTAGTGATAGATGTAGAGCCGCGAGGCGAACTGCTCGAAGGGCAGCGAGGACTCGCCGAAACGCTCGCCGTGATCGGCCGTGCTCACCTTGATGCCGTCGCCCCAGTCCTGTCCGCTGTCATTGTTGGGGTTGAAGAAGTAGACCCGCATCTCGTCGTCGGGGTCGAGGGTGACCCGCAGGATGGTGATGGCGTGCCAGCCGATGAAGCGGGCGGCGCTGTCGGTGACGGCGATGCCCGCCGGCTGGGGATGGATCAGCGGCTGGTTGCCGTTGTAGTAGGGGTGGTAGCTGGCATAGAAGTGGCGCAGGAAGTCATCCAGATCCTTGAGTTTCCCCGTTTCCACGTCGACGTTGATGCGGAAGCCACGCCCGGACCACCAGCCATGGAACTCCGGGTTGACCCAGCGGTGCGGATCGCCTTCGCGACCGATGCAGCGCCGGCCCATCTCGGCATAGATGCGATCCAGGTGCGGCACCACGATCAGCGACACCGGGTCGAGGTCCATGGGCAGCGTCTGGGCCACGCCGGAGAGGCTGGCCATGGAGGAGAGCGGCATGCCCTCGAAATGGATGATGATATCGTCATCACGCGCCGCCCAGGTCACCATCTGCAGCAGGTAGTCCGGGTCGTTGTAGGCCCACAT from Halomonas aestuarii encodes:
- a CDS encoding phospholipase A — translated: MMSARSSLFTAALLMASLTGTALADESLSEQERQAIEARLAALQEEMGRLRERLQEGEATTDQAVARTEALAEDAAEQELEEAVDERRQLERASAKNPYAITTHRRNYWFPVTYNTHPNDEGFSDLSDRNNLDRAEMKFQFSVKFNLVEDLFGDFGGDLHFGYTQRSWWQAYNGDASSPFRETNYEPEVFIDFDNHTSLLGWTNINNRLAFNHQSNGRSGALSRSWNRLILQSTFVNDDWALVLAPHWRIPESEEQDDNPDIHKYLGYGDITLARRINGDNELSLMMRGNPDLGNMGTELDYSWPLFGSIRGHVQYYHGYGESLIDYDKRTHRLSLGFSLNPLFSAGSLEP
- the mscK gene encoding mechanosensitive channel MscK; translated protein: MVGLAVATPSLAQDVAVQQDEASRALPTREAIESRIAERQPPEGETPADDVQRDLEALQAALGGLERLAAVREQLDSLEARVQKAPRELQRVQRELRDMEQDGQQTSLSDLEDLSVEALEKRRQNTEQALSDFQDTLAEVTSRLLNAQTLPERAQQAIGEAMQTVEERRRQLEELADGQVAEDDPTRWKLRIERELAEQTLKLHQRQLETNSRLRELDQEHKDLLERQVASEEARLTMLQGIIDRRRREESEQTIAEAVGDEGKGVIGHPVVRHAREINRTMSLELLRATDRANRLVREGLEVRRQFDRVRQLQRNLNEQIDAIRGSMLLSRILREQRLTLPRVEVRRGLQDEIADLHLKQFELGRQRDQLREGEKLARQRIEEADAEASPGLVDSLLRLYQARRELVDQMEKAYGEMLSAAIDLQLNQQQLLATSQELRATIDEQLFWIANTRPLGLAWLSNLPQNLATEWREGEWRTVLPVNWRLPDARALLGVPILLVALGVVALRRRIRERLAHLHQEVGRLSRDSQGHTPEAVALNALLALPGPLCLLAGGLALVLGTEGVGQGIGLALLQLALAWAVLTWARNLLWSGGVATRHFHWPAGYAAALRRWLLWLGVALVPVLLIAPLARDAAIELNQRPVGLTLLLLGLLAMSFVLAKLILAHVPFFGVKMFRLLLGLVIAMVPLAMAGLIVYGFEYTALSLVGRFVISLYLLGLWVLVEATVIRGLAVAARRLAYRRALARRQAQAQEGVEGQEVIEEPPLDMEQVNQQSLRLSKLILLIGFILVLYLVWADLLSVFSYLEQVTLVAPEEGQAAESLTSMVSVADIITALLVVVLTLMMARNLPGLLEVMVLSRLELKQGSAYAISSLLAYAIIGGGVMSALGTLGVSWSKLQWLVAALSVGLGFGLQEIFANFVSGLIILFERPVRIGDTITLGNLTGTVSKIRIRATTVTDFDRKEIIIPNKTFITDQLINWSLSDTITRVVLTYGVAYGSDHRLVHRLLRQAADDNARVLADPEPQVFFMSYGESTLDFELRIFVNSLGDRLFATDEINCRVGELFAEHGIDIAFNQLDVWLHRAGGEASKVQSVSSGQLGAPDHPGPGAKGDPGDIDAGGGDGGDAGR
- a CDS encoding TlyA family RNA methyltransferase; this encodes MPRLDQLLVTQGLARSRTRAQRLIRHGRVRLAEGGEPLRKPAEKLAETTGLRVEDDPEERYASRAGLKLEALIETLGLSLSGRLVLDVGQSTGGFTDCALRFGARHVIGVEVGHDQLDARLREDPRVTCLEGLNARSMATEPRLQASFAALQAAGPDLAVMDVSFISQTLILPELAALLPTGGALASLVKPQFEVGPGGVNARGLVTDARHFAEVEARIRGACRELDLEILHWQPSPLLGGDGNREFLLHAVKR